A window of Pantoea agglomerans contains these coding sequences:
- the yciA gene encoding acyl-CoA thioester hydrolase YciA: MGERHKLPQGEMVLRTLAMPADTNANGDIFGGWLMSQMDMGGAILAKEIAEGRVVTVRVDGMSFLKPVAVGDVVSCHARCIRTGNSSMTINVEVWIKKVSSEPIGQTYCATEAVFIYVAVDSEGKSRPLPPGRANLEPAE; the protein is encoded by the coding sequence ATGGGCGAAAGACATAAGCTGCCGCAAGGCGAAATGGTGTTGCGTACCCTGGCGATGCCGGCGGACACCAACGCCAATGGCGATATTTTCGGCGGCTGGCTGATGTCGCAGATGGATATGGGCGGTGCCATTCTGGCGAAGGAGATCGCGGAGGGACGCGTCGTAACGGTGCGCGTTGACGGCATGTCATTTCTCAAGCCGGTAGCGGTCGGCGATGTGGTGAGCTGCCATGCGCGCTGCATCCGCACCGGCAACAGTTCCATGACCATCAACGTCGAGGTGTGGATTAAAAAGGTGTCATCGGAGCCGATTGGCCAGACCTACTGCGCTACCGAGGCGGTGTTTATCTATGTTGCCGTGGATAGCGAAGGCAAATCGCGCCCGCTGCCGCCGGGACGCGCGAACCTCGAACCGGCGGAGTAG